CTATATCGTCTCGGCCCGCGACAATTATGTGGACAACAGCTCCGACAGCACTATCGCCAAGCCCTACAACATGGCTTTCAGCCTGAAGCCGGGGATGAAAGTGACCCGCTGGTGGGAGCCCAGGCTGGGCAAGTTCGAGGGCCTCAAGGAGCGCGCCGAGGTGCCCACCCGCTACGCCAACGGCCAGATCGTCTGGGAGCCCGACCTGTCCAGGATCGACATGCTGGCCTACATCGACACGATAGACAACGTGACCACCAAATGGCACAAGGGCGGCCAGGGCCCGGCGATCCAGGTGAACTACCCGCAGGATGACCAGTACAGCCGTCCCTCGCGCGCCGGACTTCCCATCCAGAGCCCCTGGCCGGTGGTGGGGGGACGGTTCGCCTGCACTCTGCTCAAAGAGAACGGCTGCTCGGCCGCGGTGTTCTTCGGCGAGCCGCAGTGGGGCGGCGGCAACCTCTACAGCTACCGCTGGGGCAGCGGCGCCGAGACCAACTCGTTCGACCTGGACTACCTGATCACCAACGCCGCACCGCTCTACGACTACACGATCGGGTTCACCTTGGAGGCCAACGGCCGGGGCAAGAACCCCCGTCAGGCCGGAGTGGACTGGTTCCGCTCCGAAACCGACCTTCAGGTGGGACCCTACAGCATTCCGGCCCTGCACCTGGGGAAGAATGTGGTCAAGTACCACGATTCCACGAACAGGGCCAAGAAAGTACGGATCACCCATGTCTGGCGCGAGAAGGACGACAACCACGCCCCGGCGCCGGTGAGCGCGGCGCTCTCGCCCAAGGAAGTGAAGTCCCTCACCCCGGTGCTCGAGTGGCAGGCCGCCACGGACCAGGACAGCGGCGACTCGGTGACCGACTACCAGGTGCTGGTCAGCCTGCGGCCCGACTGCCGCTGGCCCCTGTCCAACACGGTCTACCGCAATGTCGGCTCGGCGGACACGCACTGGCAGGTGCCGGCCAGTTTCCTGAACCCGGGCGCCACCTACTACTGGAAAGTCCGCTCGCGCGACAGCAAGGGCGCGATCAGCGACTGGAGCGCGGTGTTCTCGTTCAGCACCGCGGCCAAGGCCAAGTAGGGGAAACGGTTTTCCGAAGGTGTGCGGCGCTCTGTACCACCGCAAGCACGTGACAGGTCCGGCCCCCCCGAACAAAAAGGCCCCCGGAGGAGAACTCCGGGGGCCGTGCTTTTTCCATTCCAAATCGACTGCCGCTGTCTCAGCCTTTCTGGCCGGACTGCATGCGGGCCCGCACCTCGGCGCGGTGTTCCTTGATCAGCGGGGTGCGCGGGCTGTCCGGGTATTTTTCCACGATCTCGTCCATCACCTTGAGGGCCTCATCGGTCTGGCCGCCGACTTCCAGCGCACGGCTGAGGTCTCCCATCAGGATAACTTTCTCGTAATCGAAATGCGCAAGCCCCACGGCCTCGCGGTAGATCCCGGCGGCCGCGGCCGGGTCGCCCTGCTGCTCGGCCACAGCGGCCAGCCCCGCCACACTGTTGAGCTTGAGCGGGTCGGAATTGCTGAGTTGCTTGCGCGCCTTCTCGAAACGCTCCTTGGCCTGGTCGTACTGGCCGGCCTTGTAGTAGGAATCGCCGGCAAAGAACAGGGCCTTGGCCGCGGAGGGCGTGCCCGAGTAATCATCGGCCACGCGGTCGAAATCCGTGGCGGCCACGGCGAAATTGCCGCCCATGTAAATGGACTCGGCCTTGAACAGCTCGAGCGAGGCCTCGGTGATCCGCTCGCTTCGGTAGTTCACGTACAGCCAGCTCCCGCCGACCAGCACCAGAAGGCCCACGGCGCCGAGGACGATCTTGAGCATGTTTTCTTTGAAAAAGTGGCCCGCTTCGAACGCGGCGGTGACAAAGGCGTCCTCTTTAAGCTCTTTTTTGGTGATCCGGCTCTTGCTCATCTAAGGCCTGCTCCTTCGCTCTGGGGCGGGTGTAGTAAAAGACAAACCCATGACAGCATGGAAG
This genomic interval from bacterium contains the following:
- a CDS encoding tetratricopeptide repeat protein — encoded protein: MSKSRITKKELKEDAFVTAAFEAGHFFKENMLKIVLGAVGLLVLVGGSWLYVNYRSERITEASLELFKAESIYMGGNFAVAATDFDRVADDYSGTPSAAKALFFAGDSYYKAGQYDQAKERFEKARKQLSNSDPLKLNSVAGLAAVAEQQGDPAAAAGIYREAVGLAHFDYEKVILMGDLSRALEVGGQTDEALKVMDEIVEKYPDSPRTPLIKEHRAEVRARMQSGQKG